In Microscilla marina ATCC 23134, the genomic window TTATGGGGCAATGCTTTTAGTTTAAAAAACCAAGCCTTGTTGTCTGAAGTATTCGACCGGGTAGCGTTGGTGTTTTAAGTGCGTTTATCCTCTAAATATGGGGTACGCTACAACCCTTGCTACTATATTCAAGTTTATAACATAGAACAAGCATATACTTATTAGCAAACTTTAAACACTTTATTTTGAACTTTTTAGCACATACATTTTTATCGGGTAAGTCAGAGGAAATACTTATAGGAAACTTTATTGCAGATTTTTTAAAAGGAAATCAATTTGA contains:
- a CDS encoding ACP phosphodiesterase — encoded protein: MNFLAHTFLSGKSEEILIGNFIADFLKGNQF